Proteins encoded in a region of the Balaenoptera ricei isolate mBalRic1 chromosome 19, mBalRic1.hap2, whole genome shotgun sequence genome:
- the LOC132353121 gene encoding zinc finger protein 585A-like isoform X1 encodes MQPGVPRARPVIRTAVPGPLRPQNPMAAALRDPPQGGVTFPDVAVRFSWGEWRLLDEAQRRLYLSVMLESYELISSLGCCCGAEGEETPCKETVPVAVSQAGSPKAAPFSQKTHPCEMCGPVLRDIFQLAEHQGTQHSHKLLRCGACATKFYMPLNNIVHRASFFRSHRFQVSQKPLTSRRILASVGHLQQQATHTVEKPSKITQCGSTSQGRKNHHTWRECKKALSPKHTLVQDRCVYTERQCFVCSECGKTFRYKSTFVMHLRVHTRERLHVFSRSDKSFRQSSTISQHQKIYTGSGQDKCSKCGKSLTHKCVVIYPQRLHSGENSSVCSDCAKSFSHSSVFIRHKRVFSGERFYKCSDCVKSFTCRSALIYHQRSHTGERPYECSECGKSFTTNGTLRSHQRSHTGERPYKCSECGKSFTSTGAFRYHQRVHSGERPYECSECGKSFMSRSAFISHHRYHTGERPYECNECEKSFFSRPALRYHQKSHTGERPYECNECGRSFTTNSNFHYHQRVHTGERPYECSECGKSFTSTSNLHYHQSTHTGERPYECSECGKSFITPAILRYHQRIHSSEWPYTCSECGKSFTSKSNFCYHQGVHSGKRPYMRCSKCVKSFTSISALRYHQRVHSGERPHECSDCGKSFMSRSALRCHQRSHTGERPYKCSECGKAFKTSSNLHYHQRVHTGERPYECSECGKSFTSINDLCNHYRFHSGEKPYKCSKCGKSFILRNSFIQHQRIHTGESLYGCSECGKSFQSKCRLIEHQSVHTGERPYKCTKCGKSYTTNYLLRAHLRSHTGEKPYQCSECGKSYTASSTLRYHRRIHTGERPYKCTKCGKSYTTNYLLRAHLRSHTGEKPYQCSECWKSFTRNSSLHYHRRNHTGERPYKCTKCGKSYTTNYLLRAHLRSHTGEKPYQCSECWKSFTRNSSLRYHRRNHTGERPYKCTKCGKSYTTNYLLRAHLRSHTGEKPYQCSECWKSFTSNSSFRYHRRIHTGERPYKCTKCGKSFITNYLFRVHQRSHTGEKPYECSECGKSYTASSTLRYHRRIHTGERPYKCTKCGKSYTTNYLLRAHLRSHTGEKPYQCSECWKSFASNSSLRYHQSAHSGERPYECSDCGKSFVQRNILIIHQRAHTGERPYKCTECGKSFTRSSNLYYHQRVHSGERPFKCSECGKSFINASKLHCHERGHTGERP; translated from the exons ATGCAGCCCGGGGTGCCGCGCGCCAGACCCGTGATAAGGACCGCCGTTCCCGGTCCTCTGAGACCACAGAATCCGATGGCGGCGGCGCTGAGGGACCCGCCTCAG GGTGGTGTGACCTTTCCGGATGTTGCTGTGCGCTTCTCCTGGGGGGAGTGGAGGCTTCTTGATGAGGCTCAGAGACGCCTGTACCTCAGTGTGATGCTGGAGAGCTACGAACTTATATCCTCGCTGG GTTGCTGCTGTGGAGCAGAAGGTGAGGAGACACCCTGTAAAGAAACTGTTCCTGTAGCAGTGTCACAGGCTGGGTCTCCTAAGGCAGCTCCATTTTCCCAGAAGACACACCCCTGTGAGATGTGTGGTCCAGTCTTGAGAGATATTTTCCAGTTGGCCGAGCATCAGGgaacacaacacagccataaactgTTGAGATGTGGGGCATGTGCAACAAAATTTTATATGCCTTTGAATAACATTGTACACAGGGCTTCATTTTTCAGGAGCCACAGATTCCAAGTGTCACAGAAGCCTCTTACTTCTAGGAGAATCCTGGCCAGCGTGGGACATCTGCAGCAACAGGCCACTCATACTGTGGAGAAGCCAAGCAAAATCACCCAGTGTGGGTCAACTTCACAAGGCAGGAAAAATCATCACACCTGGAGAGAATGCAAGAAAGCCCTCAGCCCCAAACACACACTTGTTCAGGACCGGTGTGTCTACACTGAAAGACAGTGTTTtgtgtgcagtgaatgtgggaaaacaTTCAGGTACAAATCCACATTTGTTATGCACCTGAGAGTCCACACTAGAGAAAGGCTTCATGTGTTTAGCAGAAGTGACAAATCCTTTAGACAAAGCTCAACCATCAGTCAACATCAAAAAATTTATACTGGCTCAGGACAGGACAAGTGCAGCAAATGTGGGAAATCTTTAACTCACAAGTGTGTCGTCATTTATCCCCAGAGATTGCACAGTGGAGAAAACAGTTCTGTGTGCAGTGACTGTGCAAAGTCTTTTTCCCATAGCTCTGTGTTCATTCGACATAAGAGAGTTTTTTCTGGAGAAAGGTTTTATAAGTGTAGTGACTGTGTGAAATCTTTTACCTGTAGGTCTGCCCTCATTTATCATCAGAGATCTCAcacaggagaaaggccttatgagtgcagtgaatgtgggaagtcCTTTACCACTAATGGCACCCTCCGTTCTCATCAGAGATCTCAcacaggagaaaggccttataaatgcagtgaatgtgggaagtcTTTTACATCTACCGGTGCTTTCCGATATCATCAGAGAGTTCAttctggagaaaggccttatgagtgcagtgaatgtggcaAATCTTTTATGTCTAGGTCTGCATTCATTTCTCATCATAGATATCAcacaggagaaaggccttatgagtgcaatGAATGTGAGAAATCTTTTTTCTCTAGGCCTGCCCTCAGATATCATCAGAAATCTCACACAGGAGAAAGACCTTATGAGTGCAACGAATGTGGGAGATCTTTTACCACTAATTCTAACTTCCATTATCATCAAagagttcacactggagaaaggccttatgagtgcagtgaatgtgggaaatcttttacCAGTACCTCTAACCTCCATTATCATCAAAGCActcacactggagaaaggccttatgagtgcagtgaatgtgggaaatcttttatTACTCCTGCTATTCTTCGTTACCATCAGAGAATTCATTCTAGTGAATGGCCTTATacatgcagtgaatgtgggaaatcttttacCTCTAAATCCAACTTTTGTTATCATCAGGGGGTTCATTCTGGAAAAAGGCCTTATATGCGGTGCAGCAAATGCGTGAAATCCTTTACCAGTATCAGTGCCCTCCGTTATCATCAGAGAGTTCATTCTGGAGAGAGGCCTCATGAGTGCAGTGACTGTGGGAAATCTTTTATGTCTAGGTCTGCCCTCAGATGTCATCAGAGATCACAcacaggagaaaggccttataagtgcagtgaatgtgggaaggcTTTTAAAACTAGCTCCAACCTCCATTATCATCAGAGAgttcacacaggagaaaggccttatgagtgcagtgaatgtgggaaatcctttACCTCTATCAATGATCTGTGTAATCATTATAGATTTCATTCTGGAGAAAAGCCTTATAAGTGTAGCAAATGTGGGAAATCCTTTATCCTTAGGAATAGCTTCATTCAACACCAGAGAATTCACACAGGAGAAAGTCTTTATGGATGTAGTGAGTGTGGGAAATCTTTTCAGAGTAAGTGTAGGCTTATTGAACACCAGAGTgttcacacaggagaaaggccTTACAAATGCACCAAATGTGGGAAATCTTATACCACTAATTATCTCCTCCGTGCACATCTGAGAagtcacactggagagaagccttatcagtgcagtgaatgtgggaaatcttaTACCGCTAGCTCCACCCTCCGTTATCATCgtagaattcatactggagaaaggccttacaAATGCACCAAATGTGGGAAATCTTATACCACTAATTACCTCCTCCGTGCACATCTGAGAagtcacactggagagaagccttATCAGTGCAGTGAATGTTGGAAATCCTTTACCAGAAACTCTAGCCTTCATTATCATCGTAGAAATcatactggagaaaggccttacaAATGCACCAAATGTGGGAAATCTTATACCACTAATTACCTCCTCCGTGCACATCTGAGAagtcacactggagagaagccttATCAGTGCAGTGAATGTTGGAAATCCTTTACCAGAAACTCTAGCCTTCGTTATCATCGTAGAAATcatactggagaaaggccttacaAATGCACCAAATGTGGGAAATCTTATACCACTAATTACCTCCTCCGTGCACATCTGAGAagtcacactggagagaagccttATCAGTGCAGTGAATGTTGGAAATCCTTTACCAGCAACTCTAGCTTTCGTTATCATCgtagaattcatactggagaaaggccttacaAATGCACCaaatgtgggaaatcttttatTACTAATTACCTCTTCCGTGTTCATCAGAGAagtcacactggagagaagccttatgagtgcagtgaatgtgggaaatcttaTACCGCTAGCTCCACCCTCCGTTATCATCgtagaattcatactggagaaaggccttacaAATGCACCAAATGTGGGAAATCTTATACCACTAATTACCTCCTCCGTGCACATCTGAGAagtcacactggagagaagccttATCAGTGCAGTGAATGTTGGAAATCCTTTGCCAGCAACTCTAGCCTTCGTTATCATCAGAGTGCTCACagtggagaaaggccttatgagtgcagtgatTGTGGGAAATCATTTGTCCAAAGAAATATCCTCATTATACACCAGAGAGCTcatactggagaaaggccttataaGTGCACTGAATGTGGTAAATCTTTTACTCGTAGCTCCAACCTCTATTATCATCAGAGAGTTCACAGTGGAGAAAGGCCTTTtaagtgcagtgaatgtgggaaatcttttatTAACGCCTCCAAACTGCATTGTCATGAGAGAGgtcacactggagaaaggccttaa
- the LOC132353121 gene encoding zinc finger protein 585A-like isoform X2, with translation MLESYELISSLGCCCGAEGEETPCKETVPVAVSQAGSPKAAPFSQKTHPCEMCGPVLRDIFQLAEHQGTQHSHKLLRCGACATKFYMPLNNIVHRASFFRSHRFQVSQKPLTSRRILASVGHLQQQATHTVEKPSKITQCGSTSQGRKNHHTWRECKKALSPKHTLVQDRCVYTERQCFVCSECGKTFRYKSTFVMHLRVHTRERLHVFSRSDKSFRQSSTISQHQKIYTGSGQDKCSKCGKSLTHKCVVIYPQRLHSGENSSVCSDCAKSFSHSSVFIRHKRVFSGERFYKCSDCVKSFTCRSALIYHQRSHTGERPYECSECGKSFTTNGTLRSHQRSHTGERPYKCSECGKSFTSTGAFRYHQRVHSGERPYECSECGKSFMSRSAFISHHRYHTGERPYECNECEKSFFSRPALRYHQKSHTGERPYECNECGRSFTTNSNFHYHQRVHTGERPYECSECGKSFTSTSNLHYHQSTHTGERPYECSECGKSFITPAILRYHQRIHSSEWPYTCSECGKSFTSKSNFCYHQGVHSGKRPYMRCSKCVKSFTSISALRYHQRVHSGERPHECSDCGKSFMSRSALRCHQRSHTGERPYKCSECGKAFKTSSNLHYHQRVHTGERPYECSECGKSFTSINDLCNHYRFHSGEKPYKCSKCGKSFILRNSFIQHQRIHTGESLYGCSECGKSFQSKCRLIEHQSVHTGERPYKCTKCGKSYTTNYLLRAHLRSHTGEKPYQCSECGKSYTASSTLRYHRRIHTGERPYKCTKCGKSYTTNYLLRAHLRSHTGEKPYQCSECWKSFTRNSSLHYHRRNHTGERPYKCTKCGKSYTTNYLLRAHLRSHTGEKPYQCSECWKSFTRNSSLRYHRRNHTGERPYKCTKCGKSYTTNYLLRAHLRSHTGEKPYQCSECWKSFTSNSSFRYHRRIHTGERPYKCTKCGKSFITNYLFRVHQRSHTGEKPYECSECGKSYTASSTLRYHRRIHTGERPYKCTKCGKSYTTNYLLRAHLRSHTGEKPYQCSECWKSFASNSSLRYHQSAHSGERPYECSDCGKSFVQRNILIIHQRAHTGERPYKCTECGKSFTRSSNLYYHQRVHSGERPFKCSECGKSFINASKLHCHERGHTGERP, from the exons ATGCTGGAGAGCTACGAACTTATATCCTCGCTGG GTTGCTGCTGTGGAGCAGAAGGTGAGGAGACACCCTGTAAAGAAACTGTTCCTGTAGCAGTGTCACAGGCTGGGTCTCCTAAGGCAGCTCCATTTTCCCAGAAGACACACCCCTGTGAGATGTGTGGTCCAGTCTTGAGAGATATTTTCCAGTTGGCCGAGCATCAGGgaacacaacacagccataaactgTTGAGATGTGGGGCATGTGCAACAAAATTTTATATGCCTTTGAATAACATTGTACACAGGGCTTCATTTTTCAGGAGCCACAGATTCCAAGTGTCACAGAAGCCTCTTACTTCTAGGAGAATCCTGGCCAGCGTGGGACATCTGCAGCAACAGGCCACTCATACTGTGGAGAAGCCAAGCAAAATCACCCAGTGTGGGTCAACTTCACAAGGCAGGAAAAATCATCACACCTGGAGAGAATGCAAGAAAGCCCTCAGCCCCAAACACACACTTGTTCAGGACCGGTGTGTCTACACTGAAAGACAGTGTTTtgtgtgcagtgaatgtgggaaaacaTTCAGGTACAAATCCACATTTGTTATGCACCTGAGAGTCCACACTAGAGAAAGGCTTCATGTGTTTAGCAGAAGTGACAAATCCTTTAGACAAAGCTCAACCATCAGTCAACATCAAAAAATTTATACTGGCTCAGGACAGGACAAGTGCAGCAAATGTGGGAAATCTTTAACTCACAAGTGTGTCGTCATTTATCCCCAGAGATTGCACAGTGGAGAAAACAGTTCTGTGTGCAGTGACTGTGCAAAGTCTTTTTCCCATAGCTCTGTGTTCATTCGACATAAGAGAGTTTTTTCTGGAGAAAGGTTTTATAAGTGTAGTGACTGTGTGAAATCTTTTACCTGTAGGTCTGCCCTCATTTATCATCAGAGATCTCAcacaggagaaaggccttatgagtgcagtgaatgtgggaagtcCTTTACCACTAATGGCACCCTCCGTTCTCATCAGAGATCTCAcacaggagaaaggccttataaatgcagtgaatgtgggaagtcTTTTACATCTACCGGTGCTTTCCGATATCATCAGAGAGTTCAttctggagaaaggccttatgagtgcagtgaatgtggcaAATCTTTTATGTCTAGGTCTGCATTCATTTCTCATCATAGATATCAcacaggagaaaggccttatgagtgcaatGAATGTGAGAAATCTTTTTTCTCTAGGCCTGCCCTCAGATATCATCAGAAATCTCACACAGGAGAAAGACCTTATGAGTGCAACGAATGTGGGAGATCTTTTACCACTAATTCTAACTTCCATTATCATCAAagagttcacactggagaaaggccttatgagtgcagtgaatgtgggaaatcttttacCAGTACCTCTAACCTCCATTATCATCAAAGCActcacactggagaaaggccttatgagtgcagtgaatgtgggaaatcttttatTACTCCTGCTATTCTTCGTTACCATCAGAGAATTCATTCTAGTGAATGGCCTTATacatgcagtgaatgtgggaaatcttttacCTCTAAATCCAACTTTTGTTATCATCAGGGGGTTCATTCTGGAAAAAGGCCTTATATGCGGTGCAGCAAATGCGTGAAATCCTTTACCAGTATCAGTGCCCTCCGTTATCATCAGAGAGTTCATTCTGGAGAGAGGCCTCATGAGTGCAGTGACTGTGGGAAATCTTTTATGTCTAGGTCTGCCCTCAGATGTCATCAGAGATCACAcacaggagaaaggccttataagtgcagtgaatgtgggaaggcTTTTAAAACTAGCTCCAACCTCCATTATCATCAGAGAgttcacacaggagaaaggccttatgagtgcagtgaatgtgggaaatcctttACCTCTATCAATGATCTGTGTAATCATTATAGATTTCATTCTGGAGAAAAGCCTTATAAGTGTAGCAAATGTGGGAAATCCTTTATCCTTAGGAATAGCTTCATTCAACACCAGAGAATTCACACAGGAGAAAGTCTTTATGGATGTAGTGAGTGTGGGAAATCTTTTCAGAGTAAGTGTAGGCTTATTGAACACCAGAGTgttcacacaggagaaaggccTTACAAATGCACCAAATGTGGGAAATCTTATACCACTAATTATCTCCTCCGTGCACATCTGAGAagtcacactggagagaagccttatcagtgcagtgaatgtgggaaatcttaTACCGCTAGCTCCACCCTCCGTTATCATCgtagaattcatactggagaaaggccttacaAATGCACCAAATGTGGGAAATCTTATACCACTAATTACCTCCTCCGTGCACATCTGAGAagtcacactggagagaagccttATCAGTGCAGTGAATGTTGGAAATCCTTTACCAGAAACTCTAGCCTTCATTATCATCGTAGAAATcatactggagaaaggccttacaAATGCACCAAATGTGGGAAATCTTATACCACTAATTACCTCCTCCGTGCACATCTGAGAagtcacactggagagaagccttATCAGTGCAGTGAATGTTGGAAATCCTTTACCAGAAACTCTAGCCTTCGTTATCATCGTAGAAATcatactggagaaaggccttacaAATGCACCAAATGTGGGAAATCTTATACCACTAATTACCTCCTCCGTGCACATCTGAGAagtcacactggagagaagccttATCAGTGCAGTGAATGTTGGAAATCCTTTACCAGCAACTCTAGCTTTCGTTATCATCgtagaattcatactggagaaaggccttacaAATGCACCaaatgtgggaaatcttttatTACTAATTACCTCTTCCGTGTTCATCAGAGAagtcacactggagagaagccttatgagtgcagtgaatgtgggaaatcttaTACCGCTAGCTCCACCCTCCGTTATCATCgtagaattcatactggagaaaggccttacaAATGCACCAAATGTGGGAAATCTTATACCACTAATTACCTCCTCCGTGCACATCTGAGAagtcacactggagagaagccttATCAGTGCAGTGAATGTTGGAAATCCTTTGCCAGCAACTCTAGCCTTCGTTATCATCAGAGTGCTCACagtggagaaaggccttatgagtgcagtgatTGTGGGAAATCATTTGTCCAAAGAAATATCCTCATTATACACCAGAGAGCTcatactggagaaaggccttataaGTGCACTGAATGTGGTAAATCTTTTACTCGTAGCTCCAACCTCTATTATCATCAGAGAGTTCACAGTGGAGAAAGGCCTTTtaagtgcagtgaatgtgggaaatcttttatTAACGCCTCCAAACTGCATTGTCATGAGAGAGgtcacactggagaaaggccttaa
- the ZNF671 gene encoding LOW QUALITY PROTEIN: zinc finger protein 671 (The sequence of the model RefSeq protein was modified relative to this genomic sequence to represent the inferred CDS: inserted 1 base in 1 codon), producing MGFPAAAVVKNPPATCRRAGFSAHFGPQYQVVESCWRLNLGCAISEDVFVYFSWEEWVLLDEDQRLLYRDVMLENFALLASLGIASSRSHLVTQLEQGEEPWMPAQVDMTPATEKEAQKGPGPGCWCGVETEAVSSEQSVYLEGVSQFRTPVAGLKTHPCDMSGPILKDLLHLTEYPRGKARQEPHTCEANGKQFCFSTDLHQHHKQHSGEKFFRRDEGRDTVKSCRIYVPEKTYIHGEGRVDLPATCSLQHQVSHDRMKPHKSTELVGALSTGQKLHKCSECGKVFTRKDTLARHQRIHTGERPYECSQCGKFFSQSCDLFKHQTVHTGERPYECSECGKFFRQVSGLVEHRRVHTGERLYQCSNCGKFFSSKSNLIRHQEVHTGAKPYVCSECGKEFNRRHTLVLHRRTHTGERPYECRECGKSFSQSSHLNVHWRIHSSDYECSRCGKAFSCISKLVQHQKVHSGEKPYECSRCGKAFIQRPNLIRHWKVHTGERPSECRERGKEFXLRHTLVLHQRTHAGERP from the exons GGCTGTGCCATCTCTGAGGACGTGTTTGTGTACTTCTCCTGGGAAGAATGGGTGCTACTTGATGAGGATCAAAGACTCCTGTACCGggatgtgatgctggagaacttTGCACTTTTAGCCTCCCTGG GAATTGCATCCTCCAGATCACATTTAGTCACACAGCTGGAGCAAGGGGAAGAGCCCTGGATGCCTGCCCAGGTGGATATGACTCCAGCCACAGAGAAAGAGGCTCAGAAGGGACCTGGACCTG GTTGTTGGTGTGGAGTGGAGACTGAGGCTGTTTCCTCTGAGCAGAGTGTTTATTTAGAAGGAGTGTCACAGTTCAGGACTCCTGTGGCAGGTCTGAAGACACACCCATGTGACATGTCTGGCCCAATATTGAAAGACCTCCTACACCTGACTGAATACCCACGGGGGAAAGCCAGGCAGGAACCACACACATGTGAGGCAAATGGGAAGCAGTTCTGTTTCAGCACAGACCTTCATCAGCACCACAAGCAGCACAGTGGAGAGAAATTCTTCAGGAGGGATGAGGGCAGGGACACTGTGAAAAGCTGCAGAATCTATGTGCCAGAGAAGACCTACATACACGGTGAGGGCAGAGTGGACTTGCCAGCCACCTGTAGCCTTCAGCACCAGGTTTCTCATGATAGAATGAAGCCCCATAAGAGCACTGAGCTTGTGGGAGCCCTTAGCACTGGACAGAAGCTTCAtaaatgcagtgaatgtgggaaagtgTTCACTCGGAAAGACACACTTGCAAGGCACCAGAGAatccacactggagaaaggccttatgagtgcagccAATGTGGGAAATTCTTTAGCCAAAGCTGTGACCTTTTTAAACATCAGACAGTacacactggagaaaggccttatgagtgcagtgagTGTGGGAAGTTCTTTAGACAAGTCTCTGGCCTTGTTGAACACAGGCGAGTTCACACAGGTGAAAGGCTCTATCAGTGCAGTAACTGTGGAAAATTCTTTAGCAGCAAGTCTAACCTCATTCGACACCAGGAGGTTCACACAGGAGCAAAGCCTTACGTGTGCAGCGAGTGTGGGAAAGAGTTCAACCGCAGGCACACACTGGTTCTGCACCGGAGGActcacactggagaaaggccttatgagtgcaggGAGTGCGGGAAGTCCTTCAGCCAAAGCTCCCACCTTAACGTACACTGGCGAATTCATAGCAGTGATTACGAATGCAGCagatgtgggaaagcctttagtTGCATCTCCAAACTGGTTCAGCACCAGAAAGTTCACTCTGGAGAAAAGCCTTACGAGTGCAGCagatgtgggaaagccttcatcCAAAGGCCAAACCTTATTCGGCACTGGAAggttcacactggagaaaggccttctGAGTGCAGGGAGCGTGGGAAGGAGT AACTCAGACACACACTTGTTCTCCACCAGAGGACTCATGCTGGAGAAAGGCCATGA